The Paraburkholderia sp. SOS3 genome includes a region encoding these proteins:
- a CDS encoding TetR/AcrR family transcriptional regulator: protein MPRSRSLTHSDLAAAALRVVDRDGLPALSMRTVAAELGVGAMSLYRYVEDREAMERLVVDEVLASVETDPGQRLSWDRQIARLMERIRDAVEGHPSIVPLLMLHRHDSQAVKRCAEAFLHRLTEGGFTGRQRVIALRTLVSYLSGALQAQYLAPLDGRGTDAMADASHGEYPLLSATARVARRVTSREEFRRGTEILLRGLASVLEEK, encoded by the coding sequence ATGCCACGGTCACGTTCCCTGACACACTCCGACCTCGCTGCAGCGGCCCTTCGCGTCGTCGACCGTGACGGGCTGCCGGCACTTTCCATGCGTACTGTCGCGGCGGAACTGGGCGTGGGCGCCATGTCGCTGTACCGCTACGTCGAGGATCGCGAGGCCATGGAAAGGCTCGTGGTCGACGAGGTGCTGGCGAGTGTCGAAACGGATCCGGGGCAACGTCTATCGTGGGATCGGCAGATCGCCCGGCTCATGGAAAGAATCCGCGATGCAGTGGAAGGACACCCGTCGATCGTGCCCTTGCTCATGCTGCACCGCCATGACTCGCAGGCGGTGAAGCGATGCGCGGAAGCGTTTCTGCATAGGTTGACCGAGGGCGGATTCACTGGCAGGCAACGCGTCATCGCGTTGCGCACTCTGGTCAGCTATCTTAGTGGCGCGCTGCAGGCGCAATACCTGGCTCCGCTCGACGGACGGGGCACCGACGCAATGGCCGATGCATCGCACGGTGAATACCCGCTGCTGTCGGCAACGGCACGCGTTGCGCGACGGGTCACGTCTCGCGAAGAGTTTCGAAGAGGAACTGAAATCCTGTTGCGGGGTTTGGCGAGTGTGCTTGAGGAGAAGTGA
- a CDS encoding peroxiredoxin-like family protein: MPDPTRLIHLQFRRFAGCPVCDLHLHSIAKRHDEIVSAGIREVAVFHTAANDLRPFTAELPFAIVADPDKALYAAFGVESSPRALLDPRAWLPILRGVMRSLGRLVRGRQPVASFHPEGGKLGLPADFLIGTDGRILACKYGKHIYDQWSVDDLLSHARHSRIAGPGRIRPARLP; the protein is encoded by the coding sequence TTGCCCGACCCGACCCGGTTGATTCATCTGCAATTCCGGCGTTTTGCCGGTTGCCCCGTCTGCGATCTTCACTTGCACTCGATCGCGAAACGTCATGACGAGATTGTGTCCGCCGGCATTCGGGAAGTGGCTGTGTTCCACACGGCCGCCAACGACTTGCGGCCGTTTACAGCAGAATTGCCGTTCGCAATCGTCGCCGATCCGGACAAAGCGCTATACGCGGCGTTCGGCGTCGAGTCGTCGCCGCGTGCACTGTTGGACCCTCGGGCATGGCTTCCCATACTGCGCGGCGTGATGCGCAGTCTTGGCAGGCTTGTGCGCGGCAGGCAGCCTGTGGCGTCTTTTCATCCGGAAGGCGGCAAGCTGGGTCTACCCGCCGACTTCCTCATCGGCACGGATGGGCGGATTCTCGCCTGCAAGTATGGAAAGCATATTTACGATCAGTGGTCCGTCGACGACCTGCTGTCCCATGCCCGCCATAGTCGAATCGCCGGTCCGGGACGCATCAGGCCCGCTCGGCTCCCATAG